A stretch of the Vigna radiata var. radiata cultivar VC1973A chromosome 7, Vradiata_ver6, whole genome shotgun sequence genome encodes the following:
- the LOC106766218 gene encoding uncharacterized protein LOC106766218 yields MHAKDILRKVNMMKCNPVSTPMEPRKKLSKNEERYHVGASRYRSLIESLKYLTNRRPNLMLNVEVTTYIMEEPIYTHWKTLKRILRYMNGTLSFGLMYTKSDIYQLSGYLNTDWCEDVGDQKSTTGYVFFMGDTTFTWLSKKQPTVALSMCEDEYVAAS; encoded by the coding sequence ATGCATGCTAAGGATATACTAAGGAAAGTAAATATGATGAAGTGCAATCCAGTTTCCACCCCAATGGAACCTAGAAAGAAGCTATctaaaaatgaagaaaggtaCCATGTTGGTGCAAGTAGATATCGAAGCTTAATCGAGAGTCTCAAGTACTTGACAAACAGAAGGCCTAACCTTATGTTGAATGTGGAAGTTACAACCTATATTATGGAGGAGCCAATATATACTCATTGGAAAACACTAAAGCGGATACTAAGATATATGAATGGAACTTTATCTTTTGGATTAATGTATACTAAGTCAGATATCTACCAACTTAGTGGGTACTTGAACACTGACTGGTGTGAAGATGTGGGTGATCAGAAGAGCACAACTGGTTATGTTTTTTTCATGGGAGATACAACATTTACTTGGCTCTCAAAGAAACAACCTACTGTAGCACTATCAATGTGTGAAGATGAATATGTGGCAGCATCCTAG